In Falco cherrug isolate bFalChe1 chromosome 2, bFalChe1.pri, whole genome shotgun sequence, the following are encoded in one genomic region:
- the AKAP11 gene encoding A-kinase anchor protein 11 isoform X4, with protein sequence MDMYARTQGNRMKPRISMKKSFGEGVLHSMKSLLHSRKELCSVSSEECLSQEEQDNFIEITFIGFAEEMGTAHLQELAAVSVELPDVLKSFQLCKLKENEVIFLKDLKKTLAKPYVMKHQNQLPEVFCVMRLSPSFPRIKVDYIFTLLSKYTTGVRYVVEVNSLQKHQTEASHGEDDDTNQSVSSIEDDFVTAFEHLDEDEPSKIQSAGTSSFTSRNHRDTASQTIPSQCLEAVDSKFLVGSAHRKSSTRSSTLIDILGLKELSSVKNSVTTSISDPWIQRSFYKPYNPCDQGVNFLCKTLFSSSPAESSESDCSSPSPIIFLDEEGYQKSLKAKLQLPKIPVVKDGIEDSDSEVSEFFDSFDQFDELEQALENSCKVIRDPILGNPSQKRRTGHEQLSSASITMNPQKFKFDRPTLPANVKKPTPLKPESPYSSVFDVPDSPRPVKTPGEENGGLFSPIRSSAFSPLGSCGSSECLCRINLGGDGTGQNHHDAVYNSYSAYADSVSFEILGSVFHSKSSSEQVCAENDSKHKGIALKEKKGQAGDLKMKTSKEPDKQAKSKHKSLMIRDSIQKFATELVEKSFGSAFKDLQKGVSSCTNALCHLAARLTSSVFQMAFYEIGRRRAVSLKERAINGIASFLVSEAITGALKELRHVKKQIFTNTVARFAADLAEELVFEGIMEVCQFSYPSTPTAAQPSSFDYEDKVVRSYARDLSESVIQEAFIELSQVDVTFTTQAAISVSMDNIKYVSAESMLESTRTSTVFPNLNDRATLKPIQDSEKEYTVQQALFCTSGVVSSIPVPLAGRALCQPQVSSVAHKAKISPALNSDDNMKVYKDPAHPLSTSRKREEEVTSFRNIYLTSDHSQSTESTPSCLHNQNDTKRPNNRSGMNNNSELTSGSKGINTFSGTMVDMIVNEAYEAITSSRVTKAVEEYTDFLTRKIIDKKPYVQCIGEDFPKNMFADHLAKYVIKQSVDESKTVLCSTSENLACHVSSQTYTGIGRKEQCVIKKQEAEKQSNVSIIAEQQQMPLNNPCKFLLTPTHSVQCFSESKDCWQDQKGHRFSSKSPPPCSAVTFARHFLEDFTDTGSCSVTCLNRPSKKHDTHKPSPGPLAYRQADCFLRANSFSSVMFGSEDALQMEDKSSLQDGNTRVMPDTPPPTPLVPCQGSSERNLRKLSKKLKGELAKEFAPATPPSTPYNPSVTELSETEHDSLENEEFMLKLMRSLSEEVESSEDEDHSEMAVEKEEHSEKTNQYADCLASHIISVATEMAASHLDGKTNEREACRQVQLGMQNKRCGYTALTNVPEQMCNSLWNYAGDMAGKVISEAKKIVKSRHCKLLRLKRVNCQVDCLYVRKGDYRSKDRCGPAREQWLGERDSSALPLPQDSGMTGLTSKYPSCESVTDEYADHIIRVLKREGGNAELLMDQYASRLVYRSIKSGLQQAARKNKLRYNRKAFPGQNAQVHGKLELIKAMNKDTVQQMKSSVHCCEDQTYGRSNSTQRTECTELLHFSESLARSITCDVRKKLKISGACLPKSLTDSCLYKKTEFDEVTGDLIKTRISRTSLPFSPDHKLYHSTGSLNDNGYSEGIIQAIEQYARKVADDTLEMSLGSAVLHVAENRKNGDKLSYTEKLSPFSGTVCRCCSMKEHRYCTESTSHHLPAHESSIPVRHFLHSGLGGACQKSRVFQLDIPKIHVDVEQKTVLSDKGATAAIEKAEGELSYTSLTADSGIGQDGVSFAESLTTEIMTSAMTNIGQTVNVSSVGREGFHSVESIVSQQMSLSIGDDSTGSWSNLSFEDEHPDESSSFLHLSDSDGTEDKDEDSKDAVEGLEQIRKTLAIVNIDLEPNLVDPQLRATLQWLAASETEVSELYFHDSVTRDFVFLTRRLRERDWKVGDLLQAVLKYCEMIEKASDGEQALNKSLVGWLLENV encoded by the exons agttttgGTGAAGGTGTACTGCACTCTATGAAGTCACTGCTACACAGCAGAAAAGAGTTATGCAGTGTATCATCAGAGGAGTGTCTAAGTCAGGAAGAACAAGATAATTTTATTGAG attacATTTATAGGTTTTGCTGAAGAGATGGGTACTGCTCATTTGCAG GAGTTGGCAGCTGTTTCTGTAGAGCTTCCAGATGTTTTGAAATCGTTCCAGTTGtgcaaactgaaagaaaacgAGGTTATATTTCtaaaagatttaaagaaaaccttGGCAAAACCTTATGTCATGAAACATCAG AATCAGCTTCCTGAAGTGTTTTGTGTGATGAGACTGTCTCCTTCGTTCCCAAGGATCAAGGTTGATTATATATTTACCTTGCTGAGCAAGTATACCACAGGCGTAAGATATGTAGTGGAAGTAAACTCATTGCAAAAACATCAAACAGAGGCATCCCATGGAGAAGATGATGACACTAATCAGTCAGTTTCTTCAATTGAGGATGATTTTGTCACTGCTTTTGAACACTTAGATGAAGATGAGCCTTCAAAGATACAAAGTGCTG gtaCATCCAGCTTTACTTCTCGAAACCATCGAGATACTGCTTCACAGACCATCCCTTCTCAATGTTTAGAAGCTGTTGACTCAAAGTTCCTTGTGGGTTCTGCACATCGAAAGTCATCTACCAGATCTTCTACTTTGATTGATATTTTGGGACTTAAGGAACTGTCCTCAGTAAAAAATTCAGTTACAACTTCAATTTCTGATCCTTGGATACAAAGGAGTTTCTATAAGCCATATAATCCTTGTGATCAAGGTGTTAATTTTTTGtgtaaaacattgttttcttcctctccagctGAATCCTCTGAGTCAGATTGCTCCAGCCCAAGCCCCATAATCTTCTTAGATGAAGAAGGCTATCAAAAAAGCTTAAAGGCAAAACTTCAGCTGCCAAAAATTCCAGTAGTGAAAGATGGTATAGAGGATTCAGACTCAGAAGTAAGTGAATTTTTTGATAGTTTTGATCAGTTTGATGAGCTGGAACAAGCCTTGGAAAACTCTTGTAAAGTTATTAGGGATCCCATCCTAGGGAATCCCTCCCAGAAAAGGAGGACTGGCCATGAACAATTATCTTCTGCAAGCATTACAATGAATCCTCAGAAATTCAAGTTTGATCGTCCCACTCTCCCAGCCAATGTAAAGAAACCAACTCCTCTTAAACCAGAATCACCATATAGCAGCGTCTTTGATGTCCCGGATTCCCCTCGCCCAGTTAAAACACCAGGGGAAGAGAATGGAGGCTTGTTCAGCCCTATTAGATCATCAGCTTTCAGTCCACTAGGGAGCTGTGGTTCTTCTGAATGTTTATGTCGAATTAACCTTGGTGGAGATGGGACGGGTCAAAATCACCATGATGCAGTTTATAACAGTTATTCAGCATATGCTGATagtgtttcatttgaaatactAGGTTCTGTTTTTCATTCCAAGTCCTCATCAGAACAAGTATGTGCAGAAAATGATTCAAAACACAAAGGGAttgctttgaaagagaaaaaaggtcaAGCTGGAGATCTCAAGATGAAAACTAGTAAGGAGCCAGATAAACAAGCAAAATCTAAACATAAGTCATTGATGATTAGAGACAGCATTCAAAAATTTGCAACTGAATTAGTTGAAAAAAGTTTTGGCAGTGCATTTAAAGACCTGCAAAAAGGTGTTTCTTCATGCACCAATGCACTTTGCCATTTGGCTGCTAGGTTGACTTCTTCGGTCTTTCAGATGGCTTTTTATGAGATTGGAAGACGTAGAGCAGTCTCCCTGAAGGAGCGTGCCATTAATGGGATAGCAAGCTTTTTGGTGAGCGAAGCTATAACTGGTGCTTTGAAGGAACTGCGGCatgtaaagaaacaaatatttaccAACACTGTTGCACGGTTTGCAGCAGACCTTGCTGAAGAGCTTGTGTTTGAAGGAATCATGGAAGTATGCCAGTTTTCATATCCATCGACACCTACAGCTGCACAGCCTTCATCATTTGATTACGAAGACAAAGTGGTAAGATCCTATGCCAGAGATTTGTCTGAATCTGTCATTCAGGAGGCTTTTATTGAACTGTCTCAGGTTGATGTGACCTTCACAACACAAGCAGCCATTAGTGTTTCCATGGACAACATTAAATATGTGAGTGCAGAAAGTATGTTGGAGTCAACACGGACTTCCACAGTTTTTCCTAATCTTAATGACAGGGCAACACTGAAGCCAATCCAAGATTCTGAGAAGGAATATACAGTACAGCAAGCTCTGTTTTGCACCTCTGGTGTTGTAAGTTCAATACCTGTGCCCTTAGCTGGAAGAGCTCTTTGTCAACCTCAGGTTTCCTCTGTTGctcataaagcaaaaatatccCCTGCTCTGAATTCTGATGACAATATGAAAGTGTACAAAGACCCCGCTCATCCACTTTCCACaagcagaaagagagaggaggaagtcacttctttcagaaatatataCCTAACTTCAGATCACAGTCAAAGCACCGAAAGTACTCCATCATGCTTACATAACCAAAATGATACAAAACGTCCAAATAACAGATCTGGAATGAACAATAATTCAGAATTAACAAGTGGGTCAAAAGGCATTAATACTTTCTCTGGAACTATGGTAGATATGATAGTAAATGAAGCTTACGAAGCCATAACCTCATCTAGGGTAACAAAAGCAGTAGAAGAGTATACAGATTTTTTAACGAGAAAAATAATAGATAAAAAACCTTATGTGCAATGTATTGGTGAAGATTTCCCCAAGAATATGTTTGCAGATCACTTGGCAAAGTATGTCATAAAACAGTCTGTGGATGAAAGTAAAACTGTGTTGTGCAGCACTAGTGAGAATTTAGCATGTCATGTGAGCTCACAGACTTACACAGGTATCGGTAGAAAAGAACAATGTGTGATAAAGAAGCAAGAGGCTGAGAAACAAAGTAATGTTTCTATAATTGCAGAACAACAACAGATGCCTTTGAATAATCCATGTAAATTTCTTCTTACTCCAACTCATTCTGTTCAGTGTTTTTCAGAATCTAAAGATTGTTGGCAGGATCAAAAAGGACACAGGTTTTCTTCAAAATCGCCACCACCTTGTTCCGCTGTGACTTTTGCTAGGCACTTTCTAGAGGACTTCACTGACACAGGAAGCTGCTCAGTAACGTGCTTAAACAGGCCCTCTAAAAAACACGATACTCACAAACCATCGCCAGGACCTTTGGCTTACAGGCAGGCTGATTGTTTTCTGCGTGCAAATAGCTTTTCTTCAGTGATGTTTGGCAGTGAAGATGCTTTGCAGATGGAAGATAAATCAAGTCTCCAAGATGGAAATACCCGTGTAATGCCTGATacaccccccccaacccctttAGTACCATGTCAAGGTAGTTCTGAAAGAAACCTAAGAAAATTATCCAAGAAACTCAAGGGAGAACTAGCAAAGGAATTTGCACCTGCGACACCACCTTCTACACCGTACAATCCATCTGTTACTGAATTGTCTGAAACTGAACATGACTCTttggaaaatgaagaatttatGCTGAAACTCATGCGGTCACTTTCTGAAGAAGTGGAGAGTAGTGAAGATGAAGATCATTCTGAAATGGCTGTTGAGAAAGAGGagcattcagaaaaaacaaatcagtatGCAGATTGCTTAGCTAGCCATATAATTTCAGTAGCGACTGAAATGGCTGCTTCCCATTTAGATggtaaaacaaatgaaagagaagCATGTAGACAGGTTCAGTTAGGTATGCAAAACAAAAGATGCGGATATACTGCGCTTACAAATGTCCCAGAACAGATGTGCAATTCTTTATGGAATTATGCAGGTGATATGGCAGGAAAAGTCATCAGTGAGGCCAAGAAAATAGTGAAATCAAGGCATTGTAAACTGTTGAGATTGAAGAGGGTTAACTGTCAGGTGGATTGCCTTTATGTGAGAAAAGGTGATTATCGTTCAAAAGACCGATGTGGTCCAGCGCGAGAGCAGTGGCTGGGGGAGAGAGATTCATCTGCACTTCCTTTACCGCAGGATTCGGGCATGACTGGTTTGACTTCCAAATACCCAAGCTGTGAAAGTGTGACTGATGAATACGCAGATCATATTATTCGAGTTTTGAAAAGAGAAGGTGGTAATGCTGAACTGTTAATGGATCAGTATGCTAGCAGACTTGTTTACAGGTCTATCAAATCAGGCTTACAGCAAGCtgctagaaaaaacaaattgaGATACAACAGAAAGGCATTTCCTGGGCAAAATGCACAGGTGCATGGGAAGCTGGAGCTGATCAAAGCAATGAATAAAGATACAGTacagcaaatgaaaagcagCGTTCATTGCTGTGAAGACCAAACGTACGGAAGGAGTAACAgcacacagagaacagaatgTACAGAGttgttacatttttcagaatCCCTTGCTCGCAGTATCACTTGTGATGTCAGGAAGAAGTTGAAAATATCGGGAGCATGTTTGCCAAAGTCTCTAACAGATTCCTGTCTATataaaaagactgaatttgATGAAGTCACAGGGGATCTCATTAAAACAAGAATTTCTAGgacatctcttcctttctccccagaTCATAAACTGTATCATAGTACAGGCAGTTTAAATGACAATGGCTACAGTGAAGGCATAATTCAAGCTATAGAACAGTATGCTAGGAAAGTAGCAGATGATACTCTAGAAATGAGTTTAGGGTCAGCTGTTCTCCATGtggctgaaaacagaaaaaatgggGATAAGCTCTCATATACTGAGAAACTGTCTCCTTTTTCTGGAACTGTCTGTAGATGCTGCAGTATGAAGGAACATCGGTACTGTACAGAAAGTACATCTCATCATCTCCCTGCGCATGAATCCTCCATCCCAGTGAggcattttcttcattctggATTGGGTGGTGCCTGTCAAAAATCAAGAGTGTTTCAGCTTGATATTCCTAAAATTCATGTTGATGTAGAACAGAAGACAGTGCTTTCTGACAAGGGGGCTACTGCGGCCATAGAGAAGGCAGAAGGAGAGCTGAGTTACACAAGTCTGACGGCTGACAGTGGTATTGGACAAGATGGAGTCAGTTTTGCTGAAAGCCTTACAACTGAAATAATGACATCAGCTATGACTAATATTGGTCAGACAGTTAACGTAAG CTCTGTTGGAAGAGAAGGATTTCACTCTGTTGAATCTATTGTTAGCCAGCAAATGAGTCTTAGTATTGGTGATGATAGCACTGGGAGTTGGTCCAATCTAAGTTTTGAAGATGAACATCCTGATGAGAGCAGCAGTTTTCTTCACCTCAGTGACAG tgatgGAACAGAAGATAAAGATGAAGACTCCAAGGATGCTGTAGAAG gTTTGGAGCAAATACGAAAGACTTTAGCAATAGTGAACATTGATCTGGAACCAAATCTAGTGGACCCCCAGCTCAGAGCAACTCTTCAGTGGCTGGCGGCTTCTGAAACAGAGGTGTCTGAACTTTACTTTCATGACAGCGTTACAAGGGACTTCGTCTTT CTTACCAGAAGACTGCGAGAAAGAGATTGGAAAGTTGGAGATCTCTTGCAAGCAGTGCTGAAATATTGTGAAATGATAGAGAAGGCATCTGATGGAGAGCAAGCTCTAAATAAGTCTTTGGTTGGTTGGCTTCTggaaaatgtctga